In Sphingomonas sp., a single window of DNA contains:
- a CDS encoding RsmB/NOP family class I SAM-dependent RNA methyltransferase has protein sequence MTPAARVQMAIDLLDQVIAAARNRGAAADVILARWFAERRFAGSKDRRAVRGLVYDAIRLCGEVPVSGRAAMLAVAQAQPALADLFDGSHYGPAAIAEGEPVAGQGVAPAWLEAAFEASGLDEGERAALLDRAPLDLRVNRLKTTPEAVAALFDGAEPLAFAPNALRLPEETPVDRTDAYDEGAFEVQDAGSQLVSALAGAAPGMTVIDLCAGGGGKTLALAAAMANQGRILACDVDRARLSKLMPRAERAGVTIAETLLLNPGREAEALADWREQADLVVVDAPCSGTGTWRRNPEARWRLTPAQLDRYVDTQAHLLDVAARLVRPGGALVHIVCSLLDAEGAGQVERFVAAHPGWAAVRLDAPAGRPRGEGLRLTPLHDTTDGFFVAKLVRQC, from the coding sequence ATGACTCCTGCAGCACGTGTACAGATGGCGATCGACCTGCTTGATCAGGTGATCGCGGCCGCGCGCAACCGCGGTGCCGCCGCCGATGTGATCTTGGCGCGCTGGTTCGCCGAGCGGCGCTTCGCCGGCTCCAAGGATCGACGGGCTGTGCGTGGCCTCGTGTATGACGCGATCCGGCTGTGTGGCGAGGTGCCGGTGTCGGGTCGCGCGGCGATGCTGGCTGTCGCGCAAGCGCAACCGGCGCTGGCGGACCTGTTCGACGGCTCGCACTATGGCCCCGCGGCGATTGCCGAGGGCGAACCGGTGGCCGGGCAGGGCGTTGCGCCGGCTTGGCTCGAGGCCGCGTTCGAGGCCTCGGGCCTCGATGAGGGCGAGCGCGCGGCGCTGCTCGATCGCGCCCCGCTCGACCTGCGGGTCAACCGGCTCAAGACGACGCCCGAGGCCGTTGCGGCGCTGTTCGACGGCGCCGAGCCGCTCGCCTTCGCCCCCAATGCGCTGCGGCTGCCCGAGGAGACGCCGGTCGATCGCACCGATGCCTATGACGAAGGCGCGTTCGAGGTGCAGGATGCCGGCAGCCAGCTGGTCAGCGCGCTGGCCGGCGCAGCGCCGGGGATGACGGTGATCGATCTCTGTGCGGGCGGCGGGGGCAAGACGCTGGCGCTGGCGGCGGCGATGGCCAACCAGGGCCGGATCCTCGCCTGCGACGTCGACCGGGCGCGTCTGTCGAAGCTGATGCCGCGGGCCGAGCGCGCGGGCGTCACCATTGCCGAGACGCTGCTGCTCAACCCCGGTCGCGAAGCCGAAGCGCTGGCCGATTGGCGCGAGCAGGCGGATCTGGTCGTGGTCGACGCGCCCTGTTCGGGCACCGGCACGTGGCGGCGCAACCCCGAGGCGCGGTGGCGGCTGACCCCGGCGCAGCTCGATCGCTATGTCGACACCCAGGCGCATCTGCTCGACGTCGCCGCGCGGCTGGTGCGGCCGGGTGGTGCCCTGGTGCACATTGTCTGCTCGCTGCTCGATGCCGAGGGGGCGGGGCAGGTCGAGCGGTTCGTGGCGGCGCATCCCGGCTGGGCGGCGGTGCGGCTCGATGCCCCGGCGGGACGTCCGCGCGGTGAGGGGCTGCGGCTCACACCGCTGCACGACACGACCGACGGCTTTTTTGTCGCGAAGCTGGTGCGGCAATG
- a CDS encoding rhomboid family intramembrane serine protease codes for MPKLSATTVIVAVTVAVSLIANFAPNAAQIQYAAGFIPARLSGGLILSGPVVPVWLTPLSSALIHGGLAHLGMNMLMLAFTGKETERAIGIKGLVTLYLIGAYAACGAQWLADPMSTAPMIGASGASSAVVGAYSLLYGRQRAKAIGPIPAQVVHIAWLAAAWVGVNLLMGFAFLQGGVTVAIWAHIGGFLIGLALARPMLLWRWRHA; via the coding sequence ATGCCGAAGCTCAGCGCCACGACGGTGATCGTCGCCGTCACGGTGGCGGTGAGCCTGATCGCCAATTTCGCGCCCAATGCGGCGCAGATCCAATATGCGGCGGGGTTCATTCCGGCGCGGCTGTCGGGCGGGCTGATCCTGTCCGGGCCGGTGGTGCCGGTGTGGCTGACCCCGCTGAGCTCGGCGCTGATCCATGGCGGCCTCGCCCATCTCGGCATGAACATGCTGATGCTGGCCTTTACCGGCAAGGAGACCGAGCGCGCGATCGGCATCAAGGGGCTGGTGACGCTGTACCTGATCGGTGCCTATGCCGCGTGCGGCGCGCAGTGGCTGGCGGACCCGATGTCGACCGCACCGATGATCGGGGCGAGCGGGGCGAGTTCGGCGGTGGTCGGTGCCTATTCGCTGCTCTACGGGCGCCAGCGCGCCAAGGCGATCGGGCCGATCCCGGCGCAGGTGGTCCACATCGCCTGGCTGGCTGCGGCCTGGGTGGGCGTCAACCTGCTGATGGGCTTCGCCTTCCTCCAGGGCGGCGTGACCGTCGCGATCTGGGCGCATATCGGCGGCTTCCTGATCGGCCTGGCGCTCGCACGGCCGATGCTGCTCTGGCGCTGGCGCCACGCGTAG
- a CDS encoding CoA ester lyase, with product MTSMALAPRTALFLPASNARAIAKARTLACDMVILDLEDAVKPEDKDAAREAAVAAMAEGFGARIAAIRVNGVDTTEHGADLAAAAQAAADVIVVPKVEDADTATRIAAAVGKPLLAMIETPAGVLAAPAIAAQPGVAGLIAGTNDLKATLGIPSAAGRGGLSLALQTVVLAARAGNGWALDGVFNALADAEGLAAECREGRALGFDGKTLIHPGQIAVATEAFGATTDEIADAQALLAAAQGGAERFHDRMIEAMHVAQARLLLQRSGAVE from the coding sequence ATGACCAGCATGGCTCTCGCCCCCCGGACCGCCCTGTTCCTCCCCGCATCGAACGCGCGGGCCATCGCCAAGGCGCGGACGCTCGCCTGCGACATGGTGATCCTCGACCTTGAGGACGCGGTGAAACCCGAGGACAAGGACGCCGCGCGCGAGGCTGCCGTCGCGGCGATGGCGGAGGGTTTTGGCGCGCGGATCGCCGCCATCCGGGTGAACGGTGTCGACACGACGGAACACGGCGCGGATCTGGCCGCGGCGGCGCAGGCAGCGGCCGACGTCATCGTCGTCCCCAAGGTCGAGGATGCCGACACCGCCACGCGGATCGCCGCGGCAGTCGGCAAGCCGCTGCTGGCGATGATCGAGACGCCGGCCGGGGTGCTCGCGGCCCCGGCCATCGCCGCCCAGCCGGGTGTCGCCGGGCTGATCGCCGGGACCAACGACCTCAAGGCGACCCTCGGCATCCCCTCGGCGGCAGGGCGGGGCGGGCTTTCGCTGGCGCTGCAGACGGTGGTGCTGGCGGCGCGGGCGGGCAATGGCTGGGCGCTCGACGGGGTGTTCAATGCGCTCGCCGATGCCGAAGGGCTGGCCGCCGAATGTCGCGAGGGGCGCGCGCTGGGGTTTGACGGCAAGACCCTGATCCACCCCGGGCAAATCGCGGTTGCAACTGAGGCCTTTGGCGCGACCACTGACGAAATCGCGGATGCCCAAGCCCTGCTCGCGGCGGCGCAGGGGGGCGCGGAGCGGTTTCACGACCGCATGATCGAGGCCATGCACGTCGCCCAGGCCCGACTTCTTCTGCAACGTTCGGGCGCCGTCGAATAA
- the guaB gene encoding IMP dehydrogenase, with the protein MEIPLGLTFDDVLLYPGESEIVPSMADTRTQVTKGLALNIPILSSAMDTVTEADMAIVMAQLGGIGVLHRNLEVEEQVEAVRLVKRFESGMVVNPITMAPTGTLSDAQALMARHRISGIPIVEADGKLVGILTNRDVRFAENPNQLVSELMTHQNLATVKLGVAQEEARRLLHQRRIEKLLVVDDAYRCVGLITVKDIEKAVTYPHATKDATGRLCVAAATTVGDKGFARTEALVDAEVDLIVIDTAHGHNKDVSRAVERVKKLSNRVQVIAGNIATAEAARALIDAGADGLKVGIGPGSICTTRVVAGVGVPQLTAVMDAANEAAKSGIPVIADGGIRTSGDIAKALAAGASAAMIGSLLAGTEEAPGETFLYQGRAYKSYRGMGSVGAMAKGSADRYFQQDIKDQLKLVPEGIEGQVPYKGPARDVIHQLVGGVKASMGYVGAATLPEFQQKARFVRITNAGLKESHVHDVTITREAPNYPTR; encoded by the coding sequence ATGGAAATCCCTCTCGGCTTAACGTTCGACGACGTCCTCCTCTATCCGGGCGAATCCGAAATCGTGCCGAGCATGGCGGATACGCGCACCCAGGTGACCAAGGGCCTCGCGCTCAACATCCCGATCCTCTCTTCGGCGATGGACACCGTCACCGAAGCCGACATGGCGATCGTGATGGCGCAGCTCGGCGGCATCGGCGTGCTCCACCGCAACCTCGAGGTCGAGGAGCAGGTCGAGGCCGTCCGGCTGGTCAAGCGCTTCGAGAGCGGCATGGTCGTCAACCCGATCACCATGGCGCCCACCGGCACGCTCTCCGACGCGCAGGCGCTGATGGCGCGGCACCGGATCAGCGGCATCCCGATCGTGGAAGCCGATGGCAAGCTGGTCGGCATCCTCACCAACCGCGACGTCCGCTTCGCCGAGAACCCGAACCAGCTCGTCTCCGAGCTGATGACGCACCAGAACCTCGCCACGGTAAAGCTCGGCGTGGCGCAGGAAGAGGCGCGCCGCCTGCTCCACCAGCGTCGGATCGAGAAGCTGCTGGTGGTCGACGACGCCTATCGCTGCGTCGGGCTGATCACGGTCAAGGATATCGAGAAGGCTGTCACCTATCCGCACGCCACCAAGGACGCGACCGGCCGGCTGTGCGTCGCCGCGGCGACGACCGTGGGCGACAAGGGCTTTGCCCGCACCGAGGCGCTCGTGGATGCCGAAGTCGACCTGATCGTGATCGACACCGCGCACGGCCATAACAAGGACGTCAGCCGCGCGGTCGAGCGGGTGAAGAAGCTCTCCAACCGCGTCCAGGTGATCGCCGGCAACATCGCAACGGCCGAGGCGGCGCGCGCGCTGATCGATGCGGGCGCGGACGGCCTCAAGGTCGGCATCGGCCCGGGCTCGATCTGCACCACCCGCGTCGTCGCAGGCGTCGGCGTGCCGCAGCTCACCGCGGTGATGGATGCGGCCAACGAAGCGGCGAAGTCGGGCATCCCGGTGATCGCCGATGGCGGCATCCGCACCTCGGGCGACATCGCCAAGGCGCTCGCCGCCGGCGCCAGCGCCGCGATGATCGGCTCGCTGCTCGCGGGCACCGAGGAAGCGCCGGGCGAGACCTTCCTGTACCAGGGCCGCGCCTACAAGTCGTATCGCGGCATGGGTTCGGTCGGCGCGATGGCCAAGGGCTCGGCCGATCGCTATTTCCAGCAGGACATCAAGGATCAGCTCAAGCTCGTCCCCGAGGGTATCGAGGGCCAGGTGCCGTACAAGGGCCCGGCGCGCGACGTGATCCACCAGCTGGTCGGCGGCGTGAAGGCGTCGATGGGCTATGTCGGCGCCGCGACGCTGCCCGAGTTCCAGCAGAAGGCGCGCTTCGTGCGCATCACCAATGCGGGCCTCAAGGAAAGCCACGTCCATGATGTGACGATCACCCGCGAGGCGCCCAACTACCCGACGCGCTGA
- a CDS encoding NfeD family protein translates to MIPPLDWLQHPALLWLIAAVALAIAELVVPGVFLVFLAAAAAIIGALTLLFPDLPAAGQLVGFALWSVATVTIGRRWYRDFPVQSADPLLNDRVARLVGEVVTVVEPVSDHAGRVRVGDGEWPARGPEAAAGTRVRITGATGATLRVEPLPALSRD, encoded by the coding sequence TTGATCCCACCGTTGGACTGGCTGCAGCACCCCGCCCTGCTCTGGTTGATCGCTGCGGTTGCGCTCGCGATCGCCGAGCTGGTGGTGCCCGGGGTGTTTCTGGTATTTCTCGCGGCGGCCGCAGCGATCATCGGCGCGCTGACGCTGCTCTTCCCCGACCTGCCCGCCGCCGGTCAGTTGGTCGGCTTCGCGCTTTGGTCCGTCGCCACGGTCACCATCGGACGACGCTGGTATCGCGACTTCCCGGTGCAGAGCGCCGACCCGCTGCTCAACGACCGCGTCGCCCGGCTGGTCGGCGAGGTCGTCACCGTCGTCGAGCCGGTGAGCGACCATGCTGGCCGCGTGCGGGTCGGCGACGGGGAATGGCCGGCGCGCGGGCCGGAAGCCGCCGCCGGAACGCGCGTGCGGATCACTGGCGCCACGGGCGCGACGCTCCGGGTCGAGCCGCTCCCCGCCCTTTCCCGAGACTGA
- a CDS encoding sensor domain-containing diguanylate cyclase yields MARGALLQAWRVLLLGWLFGPAPALAVGIPLDSRLCHAVSPIDGANAALPAIRFQCRNPPTGYQSGRLWLQLDPRRYGLRGETPTLLVHQTRFDRLAVVFRYADGSVEWQEVRAGAFGDHWRPGAQIAFTPRDQKTALTAVTLRVDRLASYALLRLRLVRAGEAGIETAVLGALIGAALTLLLAGAVYNLSLAFGTRRAYLGWQGAWAATVFLWGAIWSQFGLLLAPGIAGTLAAQTSTALSALAVLLATLSATSALEKDRIPSLLRATALALGIAVAVIGIPATLARGPLIESLGPPLAVAVLGDLAAVLACLIVGARRGSVEARDLLAAWSVPMAALALTQLVDLGTLFWGGGAQILVLFASAWQTLWLSFAASRRLARLRTERDLARAAEARASRLAEHDPLTAIRNRRGFLDAAEALIATATRTQATVALLVIDIDRFKAINDEHGHDAGDIVLCTIATRLARWESAHCTVARLGGEEFALLTIAANPPALEFAEQVREAIGACDHRATIGEQRVTISIGVAEGRQRVDLAKLYREADRALYAAKRGGRNQVRHADTVPAPVPVASEQRPATTG; encoded by the coding sequence GTGGCGAGAGGGGCTCTGCTGCAGGCGTGGCGGGTGCTGCTGCTCGGCTGGTTGTTCGGGCCCGCGCCGGCCCTTGCGGTGGGGATCCCGCTCGACTCGCGGCTTTGCCACGCCGTCTCCCCGATCGATGGGGCGAACGCGGCATTGCCCGCGATCCGGTTCCAGTGCAGAAACCCGCCGACGGGCTATCAGTCGGGACGGCTGTGGCTGCAGCTCGACCCGCGGCGTTATGGTCTCCGCGGCGAGACGCCGACGCTGCTCGTCCACCAGACGCGGTTCGATCGTCTCGCTGTCGTCTTCCGCTATGCCGATGGCAGCGTCGAATGGCAGGAAGTCCGCGCAGGCGCCTTCGGAGACCATTGGCGCCCCGGTGCGCAGATCGCGTTCACGCCTCGCGACCAGAAGACGGCCCTCACCGCGGTCACGCTGCGCGTCGATCGACTGGCAAGCTACGCGCTGCTGCGGCTTCGGCTGGTGCGAGCAGGCGAAGCAGGCATCGAGACCGCCGTCCTCGGCGCGCTGATCGGCGCGGCGCTCACGCTGTTGCTGGCGGGCGCGGTGTACAACCTATCGCTCGCCTTCGGCACACGCCGCGCCTATCTGGGCTGGCAGGGCGCCTGGGCCGCCACGGTCTTCCTGTGGGGCGCGATCTGGTCGCAATTCGGCCTGCTGCTGGCGCCGGGTATCGCGGGCACGCTGGCCGCGCAGACCAGCACCGCGCTTTCCGCCCTCGCCGTCCTGCTTGCCACGCTGAGCGCGACCAGCGCGCTGGAAAAGGACCGGATTCCTTCGCTGCTGCGCGCGACCGCGCTGGCGCTAGGTATCGCCGTCGCGGTGATCGGCATTCCGGCGACGCTGGCACGGGGCCCGCTGATCGAGAGCCTCGGCCCGCCGCTCGCCGTGGCCGTTCTGGGCGATCTGGCGGCGGTGCTCGCCTGCCTGATCGTCGGTGCCCGTCGCGGCAGCGTCGAGGCACGCGACCTGCTCGCAGCCTGGTCGGTGCCGATGGCGGCGCTGGCGCTCACGCAGCTCGTCGATCTCGGCACGCTGTTCTGGGGCGGCGGGGCGCAGATCCTCGTGCTGTTCGCCTCGGCTTGGCAGACGCTGTGGCTCTCCTTCGCCGCCAGCCGTCGGCTTGCCCGTTTGCGGACCGAGCGCGATCTTGCCCGCGCGGCGGAGGCGCGCGCCAGCCGGCTCGCCGAGCATGATCCGCTGACCGCGATCCGCAACCGCCGGGGTTTCCTCGATGCGGCCGAAGCGCTGATCGCGACGGCGACGCGCACCCAGGCCACCGTCGCATTGCTGGTGATCGACATCGATCGCTTCAAGGCGATCAATGACGAGCATGGCCATGACGCCGGTGACATCGTGCTGTGTACGATCGCAACACGGCTGGCGCGTTGGGAGAGCGCGCACTGCACCGTCGCCCGGCTGGGCGGCGAGGAGTTCGCGCTGTTGACCATCGCGGCGAACCCGCCGGCGCTCGAGTTCGCGGAGCAGGTGCGCGAGGCAATCGGCGCTTGCGACCATCGCGCGACGATCGGCGAGCAGCGGGTGACGATCAGCATCGGCGTCGCCGAAGGGCGGCAGCGCGTCGACCTGGCCAAGCTGTATCGCGAAGCGGATCGCGCGCTCTATGCGGCGAAGCGGGGCGGCCGCAACCAGGTCCGTCACGCCGACACGGTTCCGGCGCCGGTGCCGGTCGCGAGCGAGCAACGGCCCGCCACGACCGGCTAG
- a CDS encoding DUF885 family protein, with amino-acid sequence MRTTRRDVLLGSSALLATPAAAYPARAANPAEAQAQALIDRTAEALLVLNPEGATGLGIDKGPRAALKHRLGDRTPAGVAKMAAHLKATLAEIDRIDVNAVTPEMRVHLDVIQTAYANGLKGMAFPYGDVAVGSWRNTPYVVIQNVGAYIDVPKTLDSDHQIATRDDADAYCDRLVAYAGALDGETVRLQQAASVGVIAPDFLLDKCLKQIRLARSGDPAKWDVVTSLAKRAAKMPGGYEARATKIAAEQVGPALDRQIAELEKQRGRATSDAGVWKFKDGDAYYAWALSAGTTTTMSPDEVHAMGKAQLAELQAEMDTILKTLGYTQGSVGARMRGLATDKRFAFPENDAGRAEIIQILQHSIDDMRGRMPQAFHTLVPGNVEVKRIPLVEEAGAAGAYGGPGTIDGKVPGRLWVNLRSTGIWTRFSLPDLAYHEAIPGHAWQGEYTFKMPLIRSLLQFNAYSEGWALYAEQLGDELGVYAANPAAKLGYLQSLGFRACRLVVDSGLHAKRWTRAQAIRWFVEANGSSEDEVQGEVDRYCSWPGQACGYKVGHTAINRLRTHAKTALGDKFDFRAFNDALLLGGNVPMTVLGHVIDRHIAQRKG; translated from the coding sequence ATGCGTACCACCCGTCGCGATGTGCTGCTCGGATCGAGCGCCCTGTTGGCCACTCCCGCGGCCGCCTATCCCGCGCGTGCTGCCAATCCTGCGGAAGCCCAGGCTCAGGCGCTGATCGATCGCACCGCCGAAGCGCTGCTGGTGCTCAACCCCGAGGGCGCCACCGGGCTAGGCATCGACAAGGGTCCGCGCGCCGCGCTCAAGCACCGGCTCGGCGACCGCACCCCGGCGGGGGTCGCCAAGATGGCGGCGCATCTGAAGGCGACGCTCGCGGAGATCGACCGGATCGATGTGAACGCGGTCACCCCCGAGATGCGGGTTCATCTCGACGTGATCCAGACCGCCTATGCCAATGGCCTCAAGGGCATGGCCTTCCCGTACGGCGATGTCGCGGTGGGGAGCTGGCGCAACACGCCCTATGTCGTGATCCAGAATGTCGGCGCCTATATCGACGTGCCCAAGACGCTCGACAGCGATCACCAGATCGCAACGCGCGACGATGCCGATGCCTATTGCGACCGGCTCGTCGCCTATGCCGGCGCGCTCGACGGCGAGACGGTGCGGCTCCAGCAGGCGGCGAGCGTCGGGGTGATCGCGCCCGACTTCCTGCTCGACAAATGCCTCAAGCAGATCCGCCTCGCCCGCAGCGGCGATCCGGCGAAGTGGGACGTAGTGACCTCGCTCGCCAAGCGGGCCGCCAAGATGCCGGGCGGTTACGAGGCCCGCGCGACCAAGATCGCCGCCGAGCAGGTCGGCCCTGCGCTCGACCGCCAGATCGCCGAGCTGGAAAAGCAGCGCGGCCGCGCTACCTCCGACGCCGGCGTGTGGAAGTTCAAGGACGGCGACGCGTACTACGCCTGGGCACTGAGCGCGGGCACCACCACGACGATGTCGCCGGACGAGGTCCACGCCATGGGCAAGGCGCAGCTCGCCGAGCTCCAGGCCGAGATGGACACGATCCTCAAGACGCTCGGCTATACGCAAGGCTCGGTCGGCGCCCGGATGCGCGGGCTCGCCACCGACAAGCGCTTCGCCTTCCCGGAGAACGACGCGGGCCGGGCTGAAATCATCCAGATCCTCCAGCATAGCATCGACGACATGCGCGGCCGGATGCCGCAGGCCTTCCACACGCTGGTGCCGGGCAATGTCGAGGTGAAGCGCATTCCCCTGGTGGAGGAAGCAGGCGCGGCAGGCGCCTATGGCGGCCCCGGCACGATCGACGGCAAGGTGCCCGGTCGGCTGTGGGTCAATCTGCGCTCGACCGGCATCTGGACCCGCTTCAGCCTGCCCGACCTCGCCTATCACGAAGCGATTCCCGGCCATGCCTGGCAGGGCGAATATACCTTCAAGATGCCGCTGATCCGCTCGCTCTTGCAGTTCAACGCCTATTCCGAAGGCTGGGCGCTCTATGCCGAACAGCTGGGCGACGAGCTTGGCGTCTACGCCGCAAACCCGGCGGCAAAGCTCGGCTATCTCCAGTCGCTGGGCTTTCGCGCGTGTCGGCTGGTGGTGGACAGCGGGCTGCACGCCAAGCGATGGACGCGCGCGCAGGCGATCCGCTGGTTCGTCGAGGCCAATGGCTCGTCCGAAGACGAGGTGCAGGGCGAAGTCGATCGCTATTGCTCCTGGCCGGGCCAGGCCTGCGGCTACAAGGTGGGCCACACCGCGATCAACCGGCTGCGGACGCACGCCAAGACCGCACTCGGCGACAAGTTCGACTTCCGCGCCTTCAACGACGCGCTGCTGCTGGGCGGCAACGTACCGATGACCGTGCTCGGCCATGTGATCGATCGGCACATCGCGCAGCGGAAGGGCTGA
- a CDS encoding SPFH domain-containing protein — translation MDVLFVFLAGLVALVLFYLLVSVKIVTQGYQFTIEHFGRFTTVAAPGFNFYPAFFYRVGRKVNMMEQVIDIPGQEIITKDNAMISTDGVVFFQVLDAAKAAYEVSDLYVALLQLTTTNLRTVMGSMDLDETLSKRDEINARLLSVVDHATTPWGVKITRVEIKDIRPPADIVNAMGRQMKAEREKRANILEAEGARASEILRAEGQKAARILEAEGRRESAYRDAEARERAAEAEAKATQLVSDAIESGSSQSLNYFIAQKYVEAVGKFATSPNAKTILFPVEATQLIGTLGGIGELAKDALSGNAPKPPAPPAPPARRPGPFDQQG, via the coding sequence ATGGACGTGCTTTTCGTGTTTTTGGCCGGGCTGGTGGCGCTGGTGCTTTTCTACCTGCTGGTCAGCGTGAAGATCGTGACCCAGGGCTATCAATTCACGATCGAGCATTTCGGCCGCTTCACCACCGTCGCGGCACCCGGCTTCAACTTCTACCCGGCCTTTTTCTATCGTGTCGGCCGCAAGGTGAACATGATGGAGCAGGTGATCGACATTCCGGGCCAGGAGATCATCACCAAGGACAATGCGATGATCTCCACCGACGGGGTGGTGTTCTTCCAGGTGCTCGATGCCGCCAAGGCCGCCTATGAAGTGTCGGACCTCTATGTCGCGCTGCTCCAGCTGACGACCACCAACCTGCGCACCGTGATGGGTTCGATGGACCTCGACGAGACGCTGTCCAAGCGCGACGAGATCAACGCGCGGCTGCTCTCGGTGGTCGATCATGCGACGACGCCCTGGGGCGTCAAGATCACGCGCGTCGAGATCAAGGACATTCGCCCGCCGGCGGATATCGTCAACGCGATGGGCCGCCAGATGAAGGCCGAGCGCGAGAAGCGCGCCAACATCCTCGAAGCAGAAGGCGCGCGCGCGTCCGAGATTCTTCGTGCCGAAGGGCAGAAGGCCGCCCGCATCCTCGAGGCCGAGGGCCGCCGCGAATCTGCCTATCGCGATGCCGAGGCGCGCGAACGCGCCGCCGAGGCCGAGGCCAAGGCGACGCAGCTCGTATCCGACGCGATCGAATCCGGCAGCAGCCAGTCGCTCAACTATTTCATCGCGCAGAAATATGTCGAAGCGGTCGGCAAGTTCGCCACCTCGCCGAATGCCAAGACGATCCTGTTCCCGGTCGAGGCGACGCAGCTGATCGGCACGCTGGGCGGGATCGGTGAGCTGGCCAAGGACGCGCTGTCCGGCAATGCCCCCAAGCCCCCCGCTCCGCCCGCGCCGCCTGCCCGCCGGCCGGGTCCGTTCGACCAGCAGGGTTGA
- the greA gene encoding transcription elongation factor GreA: protein MATVEKMPMLAEGYQKLSEELKRLKAERPLIVDAIEEARAHGDLSENAEYHAAKERQGQVEATINDIEDKLSRAQIIDPKELSGDKVVFGATVTLLDEDDKPVTYQIVGQTEADASKGRISYNSPIGRALIGRKVDEEVEVSVPAGDRYYLVSKVEFI, encoded by the coding sequence ATGGCGACCGTCGAGAAGATGCCGATGCTGGCGGAAGGCTATCAGAAGCTCAGCGAGGAGCTGAAGCGGCTGAAGGCCGAGCGCCCACTGATCGTGGACGCGATCGAGGAAGCGCGTGCGCATGGCGATCTTTCCGAAAACGCCGAATACCATGCCGCCAAGGAGCGGCAGGGCCAGGTCGAAGCCACGATCAACGACATCGAGGACAAGCTGAGCCGCGCCCAGATCATCGACCCCAAGGAGCTTTCGGGCGACAAGGTGGTGTTCGGTGCGACCGTGACGCTGCTCGACGAGGACGACAAGCCGGTCACCTACCAGATCGTCGGCCAGACCGAGGCGGATGCGAGCAAGGGCCGCATCTCGTACAACTCGCCGATCGGCCGCGCGCTGATCGGCCGCAAGGTCGACGAAGAGGTCGAGGTTTCGGTGCCGGCGGGCGACCGTTATTACCTGGTCTCCAAGGTCGAGTTCATCTGA